A single genomic interval of Lewinellaceae bacterium harbors:
- a CDS encoding Gfo/Idh/MocA family oxidoreductase gives MNDDQNNQDNGRRNALKGLLGIPFAAGAVWGAIKHTQKQQLEKKNILNVLNIDAKRPDNTANLAGDPVRIGIIGFGIRGPQLLQALGKATTSWIDNMKKNNPERLQAFLDQEDLNVKITGVCDLFDVRADEAVESFKDDGCKRYRHHEEMLASPDIDAVIIATPDHWHAPIAIKALQAGKHVYVEKPMTHNIAETYALRDTVRNNKNLVLQVGHQHRQTQSFITAQDIIDKRILGHVSLVTTNTNRNSDNGAWQYDIHEKANPQTVDWQQFLGSAPQIPYNAEHFFRWRKWWAYGSGLSGDLMSHDFDRINCVLKMGMPKSVVASGGIYTHHDGREVPDNFQVSMEYPDFSTGSSREAGLEKGMTFVYSATLGNQFSRQTLLMGHDGTMDLGNTLTVWADPNSTRFKDQIKNGIIDPNVPMYAYNPAADELDAVTSATSKYFADKGLLWTYVNGRRVDSTNLHLKEWLNAIRNGTPVSCGIDQGFEEAMSSHMGGISWKAGRRVQWDHATESIVALPGEDLDEVLLRTNVGAYDKVIG, from the coding sequence ATGAATGACGATCAAAACAATCAAGATAATGGCCGCCGGAATGCATTAAAGGGGCTTTTGGGAATTCCATTTGCTGCCGGAGCCGTATGGGGTGCCATCAAGCACACCCAAAAACAACAACTGGAGAAAAAGAACATCCTGAACGTTCTGAACATCGATGCAAAGCGGCCGGATAATACGGCAAACCTCGCCGGCGATCCGGTCAGGATAGGCATCATCGGATTTGGCATCCGCGGGCCGCAGTTATTACAAGCACTGGGTAAGGCTACCACCAGCTGGATTGACAATATGAAGAAGAACAATCCGGAGCGTCTGCAGGCATTCCTGGACCAGGAAGACCTCAATGTCAAAATCACCGGTGTATGTGATCTCTTTGATGTACGCGCCGATGAAGCCGTCGAATCATTCAAGGATGACGGCTGCAAACGCTACCGCCATCACGAAGAGATGCTGGCTAGTCCGGACATTGACGCCGTGATCATCGCTACTCCCGACCACTGGCATGCACCGATAGCCATCAAAGCATTACAGGCCGGCAAACACGTCTATGTTGAAAAGCCCATGACCCACAACATCGCAGAAACCTACGCTCTTCGCGATACTGTTCGCAACAACAAGAATCTGGTCCTGCAGGTGGGCCACCAGCACCGCCAGACACAAAGCTTTATCACGGCCCAGGATATCATCGATAAACGGATCCTTGGACACGTCTCTCTAGTTACGACCAACACCAACCGCAACAGTGACAATGGTGCTTGGCAATACGATATTCACGAGAAAGCCAATCCCCAGACAGTCGATTGGCAGCAGTTCTTAGGTTCTGCACCTCAGATCCCATACAATGCCGAACATTTCTTCCGCTGGAGGAAATGGTGGGCCTATGGCTCCGGCCTGTCGGGAGACCTGATGAGTCACGATTTTGACCGGATCAACTGCGTATTAAAGATGGGAATGCCCAAATCCGTAGTTGCATCTGGTGGTATCTATACCCATCACGATGGCCGGGAAGTACCGGATAATTTCCAGGTATCCATGGAATATCCTGACTTTTCGACCGGCTCCAGCCGGGAAGCCGGACTGGAAAAAGGTATGACCTTTGTCTACAGCGCTACCCTGGGTAATCAGTTCAGCCGTCAGACCCTCCTCATGGGCCATGATGGCACCATGGACTTAGGGAACACTCTGACAGTATGGGCAGACCCCAACAGTACCCGGTTCAAAGACCAGATCAAGAATGGCATCATTGACCCGAATGTGCCGATGTATGCCTACAATCCGGCAGCTGATGAACTCGATGCCGTCACATCTGCGACATCCAAGTATTTTGCGGATAAGGGACTATTGTGGACCTATGTGAACGGCCGTAGGGTTGACTCCACCAACCTGCACCTGAAGGAATGGTTGAATGCGATCCGCAATGGCACACCCGTTAGCTGTGGTATTGACCAGGGCTTTGAAGAAGCCATGTCTTCGCACATGGGAGGCATTTCATGGAAAGCCGGTCGCCGGGTTCAATGGGACCATGCCACCGAATCCATCGTTGCCCTTCCGGGCGAAGATCTGGATGAAGTGCTTTTGAGAACAAATGTGGGCGCGTATGACAAAGTTATTGGTTAG
- a CDS encoding gliding motility-associated C-terminal domain-containing protein, translating to MRNALTLLLLGIFYFIQSPLVSAADYYWVGGAGNWSDITHWRTTSGGNTQHNVVPSGADNVFFDANSFTGASQTITIDAPNVYCRDMDWTGATGNPRISGTALQAINISGSLNLIINMQFNHLGDVSFTGNEGGLTINMAGFRVRKNLNFKGGSLSTWTLASTLAIDSTLTCTGGSLNTADFGIEAGYLELMPLVQSTWSLGASHIVITQNGRLLQNYYYRYAAQIMGDFLTTQPGTSVLELSGDHTDLIATSSSRVFLNEVFFSSTSGSGYLSYRRDGYSTSLGPFDLNVLRYNNNGAIGFDGNSFGTLRLNAGKAYRFEAGTKTDIGMLDIMATCAQPVTIQSTTPNNPAQWRIGSNQSLSYLNVQGIQVTGGSITADMSSDLGSNSGWQFTNLASSTLYWVGGTGNWSDPMHWSGTSGGAGGSCIPSAGDVVVFDENSFSTNNNRVTLDLEGAVCGEMIWRNITRTPRLAGLVSNRLHIFGSMTLHQNMVWEFAGDLYLEGKASGLTVTSAGKQFLRDVFKTSPGEYTMQDSFSLLRKFHFVAGTWRTNNFDWHLNALDAEYTPARALYLGSSLVTLRTNIYQAQALEWRLYGDDFTLDAGTSTLFFKNFYSYIYHHFEQTKTLSYYKIRVNDGVYASMDMYPGNQGNSEIDIRSCYFGGDGNVFQNHRFGTLQLSAGYIYKFGNSGQVIYMDTLLANGRCDAMVRIESSVEGRAVQFSSPNNQRIQYAIIQNIQFQGNPLDHVADFSIGVGATPGWTIQELTKGRDLYWVGGTGIWHDPAHWSLTSGGPGGECIPTPFDNVFFDDQSFTGPNQQVSYAPQNYVVNFKNLLWSGPPASTTMTMDDMHAYGSFELRTDLTLYMNELYLKGDLQDNVLDMRNHFIWNLIIEGTGKWTMLSDFNFGYIGHQNGTLNLGQGTHGEINSYYGYSANANQTSVLQGGSCYLVVNGEYTTVYGSFNINSQQFDLQAGTSTIELTNPYAGISGYLTGLSFYNVSFTNSNGTGIIANTFYNYSNQPKPEWSFHKLSFAGDGIIYGPSATDSLLFTPGHGYVLESNLQHKINDYWQIRGNNCARIRLESTLPGQQAINVKTSGIVDGAFIQMRDQKAQGGAQFFAGANSNNVGNSNTGWQFDDKPGFVDYGLLGEDVVLCNNTSLTLNEDNLIGANAYLWNNSGTDYYYEVTTPGQYFVQATYDNNCILYDTIAVLAAQQFQVDLGADQTICEGETITLDGTVPLNGVTYSWENGSTDPMLTTDTSGQYILAATLTGCVSRDTIGVQVIALPDLMVGAQSQQCEGDTLQLDVTLPGASYLWSDQSTQPQLAITRDGTYWIRLTKDGCVAADTFSVAFIAPPVISLPDTAQLCEGEAVTLDATVPSATYLWSTGETSAMLPISPTTSTTIGVQVSFGSCASTDSIFVRVQPRPELELPPDQPICPGVNLQIVALTDAVSVLWNTGDTTQNIVVTQPGTYTATVSIAGCTRSESTTFSAVQSAFAGLGPDTTICDDVTIDLNATTPGATYLWSTGSTQPLLEVGDAGTYVVLVDDGQCLYRDSVTIQERHCVYFDAFMPNTFSPNGDGRNDEYKVFLPDDINIISFTMQIYNRWGDVLFETSDPSAGWDGTKNGQSLPTDVYIARISIQYRDDNGPGNYQQGGDVLLVR from the coding sequence ATGAGGAATGCCCTGACTTTACTATTACTAGGTATCTTTTATTTTATTCAATCGCCACTGGTTTCCGCTGCCGATTATTACTGGGTAGGAGGTGCAGGTAACTGGTCAGACATCACCCACTGGAGGACTACATCCGGCGGCAATACGCAGCACAATGTCGTGCCATCCGGAGCGGACAATGTATTCTTTGATGCCAACAGTTTTACCGGTGCCAGCCAGACGATAACCATCGATGCCCCGAATGTGTATTGCCGGGATATGGACTGGACAGGCGCCACAGGCAATCCGCGCATTTCTGGTACGGCCTTGCAAGCCATCAACATATCCGGATCGCTTAACCTGATAATAAACATGCAGTTTAACCACCTGGGTGACGTCTCATTTACTGGCAATGAAGGGGGATTGACCATCAATATGGCGGGCTTCAGGGTCCGCAAGAATTTGAACTTCAAGGGAGGCAGCTTAAGCACATGGACGCTGGCTTCCACACTTGCTATTGATAGTACTTTAACCTGTACCGGAGGAAGTCTCAATACGGCGGATTTCGGAATTGAAGCCGGGTACCTCGAATTGATGCCGCTGGTGCAGTCCACCTGGTCCCTTGGAGCATCGCATATCGTGATAACTCAGAATGGACGGCTGCTTCAGAATTATTATTATCGTTATGCGGCCCAGATCATGGGAGATTTTCTGACAACGCAGCCGGGTACATCTGTTCTGGAACTGTCAGGTGATCATACCGATTTGATCGCAACGTCTTCTTCCAGGGTGTTTCTGAACGAAGTTTTTTTCTCGTCAACCTCCGGATCAGGCTATTTAAGTTATCGCCGGGATGGTTATTCAACCAGCCTGGGGCCTTTCGATCTGAATGTACTGCGTTACAATAACAACGGGGCCATCGGCTTCGACGGCAACAGCTTCGGCACCTTACGATTGAATGCCGGCAAGGCCTATCGATTTGAAGCCGGGACAAAGACCGACATCGGCATGCTGGATATCATGGCAACCTGCGCCCAGCCGGTCACCATCCAGAGTACGACGCCAAATAATCCAGCCCAGTGGCGCATCGGTAGCAATCAATCACTGTCTTACCTCAACGTACAGGGTATCCAGGTCACCGGTGGCTCCATCACTGCCGACATGAGCTCGGATCTCGGTAGCAACAGCGGCTGGCAATTCACTAACCTGGCATCCTCAACACTGTATTGGGTTGGTGGTACCGGTAACTGGTCGGACCCGATGCACTGGTCGGGAACCAGTGGCGGGGCCGGGGGCTCGTGTATACCATCAGCCGGTGATGTGGTTGTGTTTGATGAGAACTCATTTTCCACAAATAATAACCGGGTCACTCTGGATTTGGAAGGTGCGGTCTGCGGTGAAATGATCTGGCGTAATATAACGCGGACACCGCGGCTGGCTGGATTGGTATCCAATCGACTGCATATTTTTGGGAGCATGACCCTGCACCAGAACATGGTCTGGGAATTTGCCGGGGACCTTTATCTGGAAGGGAAAGCTTCCGGCCTAACGGTGACCAGTGCGGGAAAGCAATTTCTGAGAGACGTATTCAAAACGTCCCCGGGAGAATACACCATGCAGGATTCTTTCTCCCTACTCAGGAAGTTTCACTTTGTTGCGGGTACCTGGCGGACAAATAATTTTGATTGGCATCTGAATGCACTGGATGCTGAATATACTCCGGCCCGGGCCCTTTATTTGGGTTCAAGTCTGGTTACCCTGAGGACAAATATATATCAGGCTCAGGCCCTGGAATGGAGGTTGTACGGGGATGATTTTACCCTGGACGCCGGGACATCCACGCTTTTTTTTAAGAATTTTTATTCTTACATCTACCATCATTTCGAACAGACGAAAACGCTGAGTTATTATAAGATCAGGGTCAATGATGGCGTGTACGCAAGCATGGATATGTATCCCGGAAATCAGGGTAACAGCGAGATTGACATCCGGTCCTGCTACTTCGGAGGGGATGGAAATGTCTTTCAGAATCATCGCTTTGGTACATTGCAGTTATCCGCGGGCTATATCTACAAATTCGGAAATTCCGGCCAGGTAATCTATATGGACACCCTGCTTGCCAATGGTCGTTGTGATGCCATGGTACGGATCGAGTCGAGTGTCGAAGGCAGGGCGGTGCAGTTCTCCAGTCCCAATAATCAGCGTATCCAGTATGCCATCATCCAGAACATCCAGTTTCAGGGGAATCCACTGGATCATGTGGCAGATTTTTCAATAGGAGTAGGGGCTACCCCCGGATGGACGATTCAGGAATTGACCAAGGGAAGGGATCTTTATTGGGTGGGAGGCACCGGTATCTGGCATGACCCGGCGCATTGGTCACTTACCTCCGGAGGGCCGGGAGGAGAATGTATACCGACCCCTTTTGACAATGTTTTTTTTGACGATCAATCCTTCACCGGACCCAATCAGCAGGTGAGCTATGCACCTCAGAATTATGTGGTGAATTTTAAAAATTTATTGTGGTCCGGGCCACCTGCCAGCACCACCATGACTATGGACGATATGCATGCCTATGGTTCCTTCGAGCTGCGTACGGATCTTACCCTTTATATGAATGAACTGTATTTGAAAGGAGACCTGCAGGATAACGTTCTGGATATGCGCAATCATTTTATCTGGAACCTGATCATTGAGGGCACCGGAAAATGGACGATGCTCTCTGATTTTAACTTCGGTTACATCGGACATCAGAACGGGACTTTAAATTTAGGCCAGGGTACCCACGGAGAGATAAATTCTTATTACGGCTATTCAGCCAATGCGAATCAAACTTCGGTATTACAGGGAGGCTCCTGTTATCTGGTGGTGAACGGAGAGTATACAACTGTTTACGGTTCGTTTAATATTAACAGCCAGCAATTTGATTTACAGGCTGGCACCAGTACGATTGAGCTTACAAATCCTTATGCGGGCATATCCGGATATCTGACAGGATTATCATTTTACAATGTGTCTTTCACAAATTCCAATGGGACCGGGATCATCGCCAACACCTTTTACAATTATAGCAATCAGCCTAAACCAGAATGGTCATTTCACAAATTATCCTTTGCCGGTGATGGAATCATCTACGGACCCTCAGCTACCGACTCCCTCTTGTTCACTCCCGGGCACGGATATGTTCTGGAGAGTAACCTTCAGCACAAGATCAATGACTATTGGCAGATAAGAGGCAACAACTGCGCTCGCATCCGTCTCGAGTCAACGTTACCTGGACAGCAGGCCATTAATGTAAAGACTTCTGGTATCGTAGATGGCGCATTCATCCAGATGCGGGATCAGAAAGCACAGGGTGGAGCCCAGTTTTTTGCCGGGGCTAACAGTAATAATGTCGGGAACTCGAACACCGGCTGGCAGTTTGATGATAAGCCCGGATTTGTCGACTACGGGTTGCTCGGAGAGGATGTGGTGCTCTGTAACAACACCTCCCTTACTTTGAATGAAGATAATCTCATCGGAGCGAATGCTTACCTCTGGAACAACTCGGGCACGGATTATTACTATGAAGTGACAACCCCCGGACAATATTTTGTACAGGCCACATACGACAACAACTGTATTTTGTACGATACCATTGCGGTGTTGGCTGCCCAGCAATTCCAGGTAGACCTGGGAGCGGACCAGACCATCTGTGAGGGAGAGACCATCACCCTCGATGGCACGGTTCCACTAAACGGAGTGACTTATTCCTGGGAAAATGGTTCGACCGACCCCATGTTAACGACCGATACTTCCGGTCAATATATTCTCGCGGCTACCCTCACCGGATGTGTTTCGCGGGACACCATTGGAGTTCAGGTCATCGCTCTGCCCGATCTGATGGTCGGGGCGCAAAGCCAGCAATGTGAAGGGGACACCCTGCAGCTGGATGTGACCCTGCCTGGCGCATCGTATTTGTGGTCCGATCAGTCGACTCAACCGCAATTGGCCATCACCCGGGATGGTACCTACTGGATCCGGCTAACCAAGGACGGCTGTGTAGCTGCAGACACCTTTTCTGTAGCCTTTATTGCTCCCCCAGTCATCAGTTTGCCCGATACAGCGCAGCTCTGTGAAGGGGAGGCCGTCACCCTGGATGCTACCGTGCCGTCAGCTACCTATCTCTGGTCCACCGGAGAAACATCGGCAATGTTACCCATTAGTCCGACAACCTCAACCACCATCGGTGTACAGGTCAGTTTCGGCTCCTGTGCTTCCACGGACTCGATATTTGTCCGGGTGCAACCCCGACCGGAGTTGGAATTACCACCCGATCAGCCGATCTGTCCCGGAGTAAATTTGCAGATCGTTGCGCTGACAGATGCTGTTTCCGTTTTATGGAACACCGGAGACACCACTCAAAACATCGTTGTTACCCAGCCGGGCACCTACACGGCAACCGTGTCCATTGCAGGATGTACACGAAGTGAAAGCACGACCTTTTCTGCCGTCCAATCCGCTTTTGCCGGCCTGGGTCCGGATACGACCATCTGCGACGATGTGACCATTGACCTGAATGCGACGACCCCGGGAGCCACCTATCTCTGGAGTACAGGATCAACGCAGCCTTTGCTTGAAGTCGGTGATGCAGGTACCTACGTGGTCCTGGTGGATGATGGCCAATGCCTTTACCGTGACAGTGTCACGATTCAGGAGCGTCACTGTGTTTACTTTGATGCCTTCATGCCCAACACCTTCTCACCCAATGGTGATGGACGCAACGATGAGTATAAGGTATTTCTCCCGGACGATATCAACATCATCAGCTTTACGATGCAGATCTATAACCGGTGGGGGGATGTGTTGTTTGAAACGTCCGACCCCAGTGCAGGCTGGGATGGCACTAAAAATGGCCAGAGCCTTCCAACTGACGTTTACATTGCACGTATCTCCATCCAATACCGTGATGACAATGGCCCTGGCAATTATCAGCAGGGAGGTGATGTTTTGCTGGTGCGGTAG
- a CDS encoding M20/M25/M40 family metallo-hydrolase, whose product MKKLFLSLLGILLLLILFILFKTVTFKADQSEITQVTPATVTEDALLRLQKAIQFKTISYEYPGKPDSAEFNGFHRFLASAYPLIDSLLDKQIIQFSLLYKWQGSDPSLKPIALMSHMDVVPVDEGTLKDWEAPPFSGEIKNGMIYGRGSMDDKVSLMAIMESVEMLLESGFTPSRTIYLAFGHDEEIGGEQGAGSIAKYLEGQGVKLECVIDEGGLVMEGLIPGSDRPIAMVNVAEKGYVSYELSLTTAGGHSSMPTPDNTIGSLAKAITKLEANQFPYKSIPLLKEQMAKMGPYYPFFQKMAFANNWLFGKQILKVLNAHTTTAPTIFKGGVKDNIIPTSASAVVNFRVMTGETTEEVFQHITSTIGDDRIKVKSVTNRNEPSPVSDYESASYKTIEKTIQQLWPEMPVTPGLISGGTDTKHYQPISENAYRFFPIRVSMSSITGFHGINEHLATDNFKEIVQFYHLLIRNMNE is encoded by the coding sequence ATGAAGAAATTGTTTCTGTCCTTATTAGGGATCTTGCTTCTGCTCATTCTATTCATCCTCTTCAAAACGGTAACATTCAAGGCTGATCAATCCGAAATCACCCAGGTAACACCGGCAACAGTCACGGAAGATGCATTGCTTCGGTTACAAAAGGCCATCCAATTCAAAACCATCTCCTATGAATATCCCGGAAAGCCTGATTCCGCGGAGTTTAACGGATTTCACCGGTTTCTTGCATCCGCTTATCCATTGATTGATTCGCTCCTTGACAAACAAATTATCCAGTTCAGTTTATTGTACAAATGGCAGGGAAGTGATCCATCGCTCAAACCCATTGCATTGATGTCTCACATGGATGTCGTACCGGTGGATGAGGGCACCCTGAAAGACTGGGAAGCGCCACCATTCTCCGGAGAAATAAAAAACGGTATGATCTACGGCCGCGGCAGCATGGATGACAAGGTAAGCCTGATGGCCATCATGGAGTCGGTAGAAATGTTGCTTGAATCGGGATTTACACCCAGCCGGACCATCTACCTGGCATTTGGGCATGATGAAGAGATTGGGGGCGAACAGGGCGCGGGATCCATAGCAAAATACCTGGAAGGCCAGGGTGTAAAGCTGGAATGTGTCATCGACGAAGGAGGGTTGGTCATGGAAGGACTGATACCTGGCTCGGACCGGCCCATAGCCATGGTCAATGTGGCAGAGAAAGGTTATGTATCGTATGAGTTGTCACTGACCACCGCAGGAGGACATTCCTCGATGCCTACGCCCGACAATACCATTGGTTCATTAGCCAAAGCCATTACCAAACTGGAAGCCAATCAATTTCCCTATAAATCCATTCCCTTACTCAAGGAGCAAATGGCAAAAATGGGCCCCTATTATCCTTTTTTCCAGAAAATGGCTTTTGCGAATAACTGGCTTTTTGGCAAGCAGATACTCAAGGTTCTGAATGCCCACACCACGACGGCGCCGACGATATTCAAAGGCGGGGTCAAGGACAATATCATTCCGACCAGCGCCAGTGCCGTGGTTAATTTCCGTGTGATGACCGGCGAAACTACCGAAGAAGTCTTCCAACATATTACCTCCACCATCGGCGATGACCGCATCAAGGTCAAGTCGGTGACCAACCGCAACGAGCCGTCACCTGTTTCCGATTATGAATCTGCCAGCTATAAAACGATTGAAAAAACCATCCAGCAACTGTGGCCGGAAATGCCGGTTACTCCGGGCTTGATCAGCGGAGGCACGGATACCAAACATTATCAGCCGATTTCCGAAAATGCCTACCGCTTCTTCCCCATCCGTGTATCGATGTCCAGCATCACGGGATTTCATGGTATCAACGAACACCTTGCGACGGATAATTTCAAGGAGATTGTGCAGTTCTATCATTTGCTCATCCGGAATATGAACGAATGA
- a CDS encoding MotA/TolQ/ExbB proton channel family protein yields the protein MKDLFYMGGPLFMGILTILFIAMLAWYVVTYLAYRSGGIPDEKQALIKISNGRSLGLFAMITGILGQLIGLYQAFSAIEGAGDVSPALVMGGLKVSMITTIYGIIIYLISLFIWFLLSVLIGKTSR from the coding sequence ATGAAAGATCTCTTTTACATGGGTGGCCCTCTTTTTATGGGCATTCTGACCATTTTATTTATTGCAATGCTTGCCTGGTATGTTGTGACTTACCTGGCCTACCGGAGCGGCGGCATTCCGGATGAAAAGCAGGCCCTGATAAAGATCAGCAATGGCCGGTCCCTGGGTTTATTTGCCATGATCACAGGTATCCTGGGCCAATTGATCGGCCTTTATCAGGCCTTCAGTGCCATCGAAGGGGCGGGGGATGTATCACCGGCCCTGGTGATGGGTGGATTGAAGGTATCTATGATCACCACAATTTATGGTATCATCATCTACCTGATCTCCCTCTTCATCTGGTTTCTGCTTTCAGTCTTAATAGGCAAGACCAGCCGCTGA
- a CDS encoding LytTR family transcriptional regulator DNA-binding domain-containing protein — translation MRNHAADTAYHIAYWLFVLLFLTVLFGRSWDNNLAAFYFIALLMPIVLGTSYFFNYHLVPKFYLKKRYFRFGLYTFYTLVVSLYLETIVLMFSFIYLGNFSFHNLNPNASDTLILAFVLYFLVFLGSFLLLLRQVRDHKDQIQQLLHEKAKQIEPFLEVMSNRKMAKIAFRDIYFIESHSDYVTIHTLDESILTKEKISHLAESLPARFLRIHRSFIVNTDKITSYSNQEVVLGETQLNIGRSYKKEVQESLKSQQF, via the coding sequence ATGCGCAACCATGCTGCGGACACGGCCTATCACATTGCCTATTGGCTATTTGTCCTGTTGTTCCTGACAGTACTCTTTGGCCGATCGTGGGACAATAATCTGGCAGCATTTTATTTCATCGCCCTGTTAATGCCTATTGTTTTAGGCACTTCCTATTTCTTCAATTATCACCTGGTTCCCAAATTCTACCTGAAGAAAAGATACTTCCGGTTCGGGCTATACACCTTCTATACGCTGGTGGTGTCCCTTTACCTGGAGACCATCGTCCTGATGTTTTCATTTATCTACCTGGGCAATTTCAGTTTTCACAACCTGAATCCCAATGCATCCGACACATTGATCCTGGCGTTTGTCCTGTATTTTTTAGTCTTCCTGGGATCGTTCCTGTTGCTGCTCCGGCAGGTAAGGGATCATAAAGATCAGATCCAGCAATTACTGCACGAAAAGGCAAAACAGATAGAACCATTTCTGGAGGTGATGTCCAACCGCAAAATGGCCAAGATTGCTTTCAGGGACATCTATTTCATCGAAAGCCACTCCGATTATGTTACCATCCATACTTTGGATGAATCCATTCTCACCAAAGAAAAGATCAGCCATCTGGCGGAATCCCTGCCTGCGAGATTCTTACGGATCCACCGTTCCTTCATCGTAAACACCGATAAGATCACCAGCTATTCAAACCAGGAAGTTGTCCTGGGTGAGACACAGCTGAATATCGGCCGCAGTTACAAGAAAGAGGTTCAGGAATCCCTGAAAAGTCAACAGTTTTGA
- the fumC gene encoding class II fumarate hydratase, whose protein sequence is MKYRKEKDSLGYVQVPADKYWAAQTQRSSENFRIGGQHIPKEVINAFAILKKAAAQTNEELGVLPKKKSKLIQQVCDEILAGKLDDQFPLVVWQTGSGTQSNMNVNEVIANRAHVMQGGALDDAAKVLHPNDDVNKSQSSNDTFPTAMNIAAYQYLVEHTVPALEVLQKTLDDKAKAFKKVVKIGRTHLMDATPLTLGQELSGYAAQLSHGIAAIKNSYRHLAELALGGTAVGTGLNTPKGYAKLVAEKIAKLTGLPFKTAPNKFESLAAHDAVVEAHGALKTVAVSLFKIANDIRLLASGPRCGIGEIIIPSNEPGSSIMPGKVNPTQSEAMTMAMAQVLGNDVAINIGGMNGHFELNVFKPVIIFNFLFSARLIADACHSFNDHCAVGIEPNFERIQYNLNNSLMLVTALNTRIGYDKAAEIAKKAHKEGTTLKAAAITLGYVTEKDFDAWVRPEEMI, encoded by the coding sequence ATGAAATATCGTAAGGAAAAAGATAGCCTGGGTTACGTACAAGTCCCGGCAGACAAATATTGGGCAGCCCAGACACAGCGCTCCAGTGAAAACTTCCGGATCGGGGGACAGCATATCCCGAAAGAGGTGATCAATGCTTTCGCCATCCTGAAAAAAGCTGCTGCACAGACCAACGAAGAACTCGGTGTATTGCCCAAGAAAAAGTCAAAACTTATCCAGCAAGTCTGTGATGAGATCCTGGCCGGCAAGTTGGATGATCAATTCCCCCTGGTGGTCTGGCAGACCGGCTCCGGGACCCAGTCCAACATGAATGTCAATGAGGTGATTGCCAACCGGGCACATGTTATGCAGGGTGGAGCACTGGATGATGCCGCCAAGGTCCTCCATCCCAACGATGACGTCAATAAATCCCAATCTTCGAACGACACGTTTCCCACGGCAATGAACATTGCTGCTTACCAGTATTTGGTTGAGCATACGGTGCCAGCCCTGGAAGTCCTGCAAAAGACATTGGATGACAAAGCAAAGGCCTTTAAAAAGGTAGTCAAGATCGGACGTACCCACTTGATGGACGCAACACCATTGACGCTCGGGCAAGAGCTTTCCGGCTATGCTGCGCAACTGAGCCATGGGATTGCAGCAATCAAAAACAGCTACCGGCACCTGGCTGAATTGGCATTGGGCGGCACGGCGGTGGGAACAGGCCTGAACACCCCAAAAGGATATGCCAAGCTGGTGGCTGAAAAAATAGCCAAATTAACAGGTCTGCCTTTTAAAACAGCCCCCAACAAATTCGAGTCCCTGGCGGCACACGATGCTGTGGTTGAAGCGCATGGAGCCCTCAAAACCGTGGCAGTATCGTTATTTAAAATAGCCAATGACATTCGCCTCCTGGCATCCGGACCACGCTGCGGCATCGGTGAGATCATCATCCCATCCAATGAACCCGGGTCTTCCATCATGCCGGGTAAAGTGAATCCCACTCAGTCGGAAGCGATGACCATGGCCATGGCACAGGTCCTGGGAAATGATGTAGCCATCAACATCGGCGGTATGAACGGCCATTTCGAACTTAATGTGTTCAAACCGGTGATCATTTTCAACTTCCTGTTCTCCGCCCGGTTGATCGCCGATGCCTGCCACAGCTTCAACGATCATTGTGCTGTAGGTATCGAACCGAATTTCGAACGTATCCAGTACAACCTCAATAATTCCCTGATGCTGGTGACTGCCCTGAATACCAGGATCGGTTATGATAAAGCAGCCGAAATAGCCAAGAAAGCACACAAGGAAGGCACGACACTCAAAGCAGCGGCCATCACCCTCGGCTACGTCACTGAAAAGGATTTTGATGCCTGGGTAAGGCCGGAAGAAATGATATAA
- a CDS encoding winged helix-turn-helix transcriptional regulator — protein sequence MAFSKNEAFTDTDQQLAVWAKALAHPARVAILRELAQRNACICGELVANLPLSQATVSQHLKVLKEAGLIDGEIDGPRICYCIHWPTMKKMENALILLFNQIKPCC from the coding sequence ATGGCCTTTTCGAAAAATGAAGCATTTACCGATACAGACCAGCAACTGGCGGTGTGGGCCAAAGCGCTTGCGCATCCTGCCCGGGTAGCCATCTTGCGGGAACTCGCCCAGCGCAATGCATGCATCTGCGGTGAATTAGTTGCCAATTTGCCATTGAGCCAGGCTACAGTCAGCCAGCACCTGAAAGTACTTAAGGAAGCCGGGCTCATCGACGGAGAAATTGACGGTCCGCGGATCTGCTATTGCATACACTGGCCCACCATGAAAAAAATGGAAAACGCACTAATCCTATTATTTAACCAAATCAAACCTTGTTGTTAA